The segment AGagtatgaacattttttattattttttatgtacacgAACGAGGAGGaggtgtttatttttatgaaaaggttagaaatgattattaacaaaaaatataattgcatTGGAATAGGTTTGAGGGATAATTGTATAATATGAAACTGCTTTTAAAACTAGAACTTACCTCGGCTTTTAAGTCGGCGATTCTGTCCTGCAGATCACGCACTTTATCAGAGTCATCTAAATTGGAACGTAGTTCACCTTCGGCTAACATTTCGGAATTCTAAGAAAAAgtagaaataaatacaaaatttaaatcagCAATACaaatcaactaactaactaattaactaactaactaactaactaactaactaactaactactaactataatgtttacaaaaaaaacatgagtttttcattaaaaactttacCTTAGTTTCTAATCTGGATATTTCCTGTTTTAATTCAGCTACTGTTTGAGACTGTTCAGTGAATTTAATTTTCACATTCATCAATTCATCCTTCATGCGAGATTCCAAATCAGAGTATCTATacatatgaaagaaaaaaacaaatagcttTAACTATTTAAACCTTTATCCAAAAAAATCCTCATCTAAATACCTATGCTGCTGTTCTCTAGCCTTATTGGACATCTCCTTTTCACGCGTCAAAGCCATGTCCAATTCCTCTTTAATCTTTTTATTCTCCTCATCTTGACGTCTCAGCTGATTAGTTGAGACCTGTACTTGTGTCTCCAACTCCATGACTTTTAAACGCAACTCTTTCAATTCGGTTAATGTTTCCATTTCCCTTATGCGTGTAGTCATAAGTTCCTCTTCCAATTTCTGAGTATGTTCATTCGATTTGGATGAATCAAATAGATTTGTTAGCAGCTTTTTGGGTGTAGAATCTACTGGATGTGAATTGTGATCATTGCGTTGTTCTTGCAATTGTCTTTGCCATTGAGTACTTAGTTCTTGTACTCTTTGTTTGAGATCTTTCAACGAGAGACTGGCCTCTGCCTCTCTCAGTTTACTGGCTATTAGTTCGTCCTGTAAATGGGCAACTGAATTGTCGGGCGTTGTTTCGCGCAAAGTCTTTTTATCCTCTTCTAATTCctctattttagttttcaaattaCGTATTTGATCTTCACTTTCGGCTAAACTTTGTCGTACTTTAACCAATTCCTCTAGGAGGCAAGAGACCATTTCATCGCGTTGCTTAAGTGCCTCCTCTTTCATACACAATTCATCGAGCGAGGATTGACGTGAATTGTTCTAaagagatttttgtttaaaggattttattagtattataaattttgtatataatatttagtAAACGACATGCTCCAAATCATAATCTgctttgtataataaaaatacgttatattaattttttttaaaaagaaaactaattttaacaaaataagcaTGATTATTTTATGatgatttaaagctttttaataaaaatcttaaatcatgaaataaaaatatatacacaaaattatttaaacataaaggatttgttaataatattagaataagaataaaaaagaatagtttaaaagtaaaaaagttaatttatataacaatttattgaaagatAAGATAAAAACACATAATGAATGATAAATAGATAATTGTGGAAATATACTTCACATATCACCTACAAGTTTCAAAGCGAAAcgacctatctatctatctatctatctatctatctatctatctatctatctatgtatctatgtatctatgtatctatgtatctatctatctatctatctatctatctatctatctatctatctatctatctatctatctatctatctatctatgtatctatctgtctatctatctatctatctatctatctatctatctatctatctatctatctatctatctatctatctatctatctatctatctatctatctatctatctatctatctatatatctatctatctatctatctatctatctatctatctatctatctatctatctatgtatctatgtaaatatgtatctatgcatctatgtatctatctatctatgtatctatgtatctatgtatctatctatctatttatctatctatctatctatctatctatctatctatctatctatctatctatctatctatctatctatctatctatctgtctatctatctatcNNNNNNNNNNNNNNNNNNNNNNNNNNNNNNNNNNNNNNNNNNNNNNNNNNNNNNNNNNNNNNNNNNNNNNNNNNNNNNNNNNNNNNNNNNNNNNNNNNNNgtctatagtctagtctatagtctagtctatagtctagtctatagtctagtctatagtctagtctatagtctagtctatagtctagtctatagtctagtatatagtcttatctatagtctaatctataatctagtctatagtctatattctattgtctagtctatagccttttctatagtctagtctttattctagtctataatttagtctataaaattaatattattttcttccaCCTTATCGCCTCTAGGGTTTCCAAACTACCATGTATGCTTCCAGTTGGTTCCTTACTCTCTATACAACTTCATTAAATCTAAATATCTCATCACGTATTATGGATGTTTTTCTCAGCGAAGGCATGGAATTCATATTCAAAGTTGCCTTGGCTTTACTACTATTGGGTAAAGATACTTTACTCTCTTTGGATATGGAAGCTATGttgaaatttttccaaaaagaatTACCCAAAAAAGTAGAAGCTGATCCAGAGGCTTTCTTTCAATTGGCCTATTCCATTAAAATCAATACAAAACGTATGaagaaaatggaaaaagaaTATCAGGATGTTAAGAAAAAAGAGCAAGAAGAAATGGTGGAACTAAGACGTTTAAGAAGAGAAAATCGTCTACTTAAGCAACGCAATGAATTGCTTGAGGCTGAGTCGGCTGAATTGGCAGATCGTTTGGTCAGAGGTCAGGTGTCAAGAGCCGAGGAAGAAGAGACTAGGTAGGTTACTTTAATTTGGATTTTGTagataacatttaatttttgcttcTCGTTTTAGCTTTGCTATACAAACCGAACTCATGCAGTTGCGTCGTTCCTATTTGGAAATTTCGCATCAATTGGAAAACGCCAATGAAGAGGTGCGCGGCTTAAGTTTGCGTTTACAggaaaatgtaagtttttttcttttaaattgactTAATTATAAATTCCCCTTTAACTTTCTGGTGTTAAAGAGATTCCCTTTCGTTTGATAACAAAACCCTTTTACCATATCAATTCctgtttttttatcttttgtgcTCACACTTCATCATGCTGTATCTAATCACGTCACTCACCCATTTATCATTTACTTTCATAATTCTCTATGGATAATggctaaatacaaatttttacttataattttctgtttttcttcccccttgtatttttttatggaaaatatgtgtatattattttatatttaaaacaaaaaactattttaaatggtTGTGGTGAAAACAATttacattattaaaaacaaaaaacacttacAAAACTACATACACAATATTCAcactacaaaacaaaaaaacaacaacaatacttttaatacaaaaataaaataatgagaGCAGAATGTACCCCTCGAAAGCGTAAGTAATTTGGTTTAAtggttgttttttaaataaagaaaaactttttctttttaaaatttataattttttaaattcttttttcgttttctaACAGTATTCTAACATTGCATGTTGTGTtagaaacaataataatttatgtattttttttgtttaattgtataaatatggAAATGCGAAGgctagatagagagatagatagatagatagatagatagatagatagatagatagatagatagatagatagatagatagatagatagatagatagatagatagatagataNNNNNNNNNNNNNNNNNNNNNNNNNNNNNNNNNNNNNNNNNNNNNNNNNNNNNNNNNNNNNNNNNNNNNNNNNNNNNNNNNNNNNNNNNNNNNNNNNNNNctatagactagactatagactatacattaatctaggctatagactagactatagactatactatagtctatactatagattagactgtagactatactatagactagaattcaTAAATCTAAACTGTTCATCTATCTTCTCATCTTTTCCTCCTACCTGTTGTTGGAAGTGTGTATGCATTTCTGGTATCTGTTCGAGCACTAAATTTTCCAATTGATACATGCACAAACCCAGCTCTGACATCGAAGGCTTAAACATATCACGCATACGATGCTGCTGCATTATTTGAACCAAAACAGCAAAAGCCTCTTCCTCAGGCATTTGCATTAGTAGAAGACCAACAATAAATCCCGAACCCTGGCAATAGCCAACCTCACGATCGTGTAAAGAATAGgctttaataacattaaataaagCCTCTTGACCGGGGCcatctttttctttaaagaaatccACCTCGGGATAAGTACGGGCGATATCACGTCGTATCACTTTTTCACAAGCCGAAGTGGCCTTAATATATTCcgcatattgttttttatcagCATCATTAGCACCACAAAGCTGTTGCCAAACTATGGCTCTGGAAatcaagaaatataaataaataaaaaatgttaatttaaagtattttttaaaattaggaACTCACCTAAAATGATGTGGTATACCACGTCGTACTAGTTCTCGGACACAGGGATTTTTACGTTTTAAAGCGCCCTCCCAATCATTTAATATGGTGGCCCAAGTGGTCCAGATATCTTCCTCAGCCACGGAATTGCCAtctgttaattttaataaaaacaattaattattaaaaaagtttcttaacgttaaaatttcatttgaaaaaaaaaactcacttgATGTAATACTTATTTGACTAGTATCGGAATTTTTACGACTGTGTGTGGAATGCAATGAATTTAGGGATTTTGCATCACTTTCAATCAGCTTATTGGCTGCCTCTAATTTTGCTAATAAATCCATTTCGGAGGTGGGTAAATTCTCTTCAGCTGTAGCACATTTAACATCCATTTTCTTACTGCTACTACTAATAGTTTCCTGTGTATTATTGGCTGTTGTAGCACTGGCAGTTGTAAGGGTCATTGCCAAtatatttgctgtttttttttttagttttaaattttgttatttttgggaaaattatttcttttttgggaattatttctctttttatttttgtaatgaagaaaataattttgtttatattttcttctattaagatattttccccaaaaaatattgtttttatttcctggtttggaaatttaataataatttaacatgATCCCCTGTGTTTTTCGTTGGTTTGTATTGTTTGCAGGAAATAATTTGTGttgtaaaagtgttttttaagctgaaaagtaaaaagaaaattgccatgaaaattattaaattaattatgagTTTGTTAAAAGTTGAgagtaattataaaaaaaaaaacgtgaaggtgtcttaaaaataattttatactaaatattgCGTTTAATTTGgaatagtatagtgtatagtttagtctagtcaatagtttagtccatagtctagtctatagtccagtctatagtctagtctatagtctagtctgtagtgtagtctgtagtctagtctatagtctagtctatagtctagtctatagtctagtctatagtctagtctatagtctagtctatagtctagtctatagtctagtctatagtctagtctatagtctagtctatagtctagtctatagtctagtctatagtctagtctatagtctagtctatagtctagtctatagtctagtctatagtctagtctatagtctagtctaatctatagtctagtctaatctatagtctagtctatagtctagtctatagtctagtctatagtctagtctttagtctagtctatagtctagtctatagtctagtctagtctagtctatagtctagtctatagtctagtctatagtctagtctatagtctagtctatagtctagtctatagtctagtctatagtctagtctatagtctagtctatagtctagtctatagtctagtctatagtctagtctatagtctagtctatagtctagtctatagtctagtctatagtctagtctatagtctagtctatagtctagtctatagtctagtctatagtctagtctatagtctagtctatagtctagtctatagtctagtctatagtctagtctatagtctagtctatagtcagtctatagtctagtctatagtctagtctatagtctagtctatagtctagtctatagtctagtctatagtctagtctatagtctagtctatagtctagtctatagtctagtctatagtctagtctatagtctagtctatagtctagtctatagtctagtctatagtctagtctatagtctagtctatagtctagtctatagtctagtctatagtctagtctatagtctagtctatagtctagtctatagtctagtctatagtctagtctatagtctagtctatagtctagtctatagtctagtctatagtctagtctatagtctagtctatagtctagtctatagtctagtctatagtctagtctatagtctagtctatagtctagtctatagtctagtctatagtctagtctatagtctagtctatagtctagtctatagtctagtctatagtctagtctatagtctagtctatagtctagtctatagtctagtctatagtctagtctatagtctagtctatagtctagtctagtccatagtctagtctatagtctagtctatagtctagtctagtctatagtctagtctaaagtcaagtctatagtctagtctatagcctagtctatattctagtctatagtctagtctatagtctagtctatagtctagtctatagtctactctatagtttagtccatagtttagtctattgtcaagtctatagtctctttttttaaattcaaccaACTAAACCGTCTTTACTATGTGAACTCTCCCGAGCGAGTAAAGTTTTCAAtccttaatataaacaaaattctacaaaaactgCATTTACAACTTTCTTTACTCTAAAAGTATGAGAAACACACGAAAACAACTAAATTGTTAATGACCTAAATTTTGCggttatataaacaaaacacttaGGGAAAAAAAAGCCGCCGgtctaaacaaaaaaagatgagcccccaattgtttattttaaaaaaaaaaagtaattggtCTGTTTTTGTCTTTATCCCACcaaacaaaacactaaaaatgCAGAAAACAAAAGACAGTTTAAAGagtataaataacaataataaaataaaaaacgcttttggcatttatatttaattgtgtTGTATTTGGAACAAAAATAACCTTGgccaacaaaacaataaaaaaaatggttaacatttggaactaaaacaaaatatataaatataaacaaacaaacaaaccaatgaaggaatgaatgaatgacaTAAAAAGGGAAATaggaaaattactttttatataaattaattgataAACGAAAGGATAAGAACATGACCAAAAAAAGGACAACTTAATGTAGGTcaagtttattaataataacGATTTTTATCAACtaatgtttttaggttaacGGCTGACAAACAAtaactaataaacaaattactacTACATAGGTTGTTgtctatttaattatttaataatttcttatattcgttagtaaaaaaaaactaaccacctaataaatcatttttaaacttcaacgtcgtatatttaataattatttatcttttttcatGAATCACTTTCTCCAAACGTCATTAATTCTGTAATTTCCAATCACTCACTGTACATGCAGACATTTAAATTggcagacaatttttttttaatttcatttaataattatttatctaaattatcatctaactaatttatttttcaaaactttgtgtttgcttaagaaaattaaaaagtttagaaaCTTTTATTAATTGTGCTTAAATATTGCTTAAAGCGtaactaaattattattttaaagcctCTTTGGGAATAGGAGAGTTACTTCTTTGGCGTCGTAGTTTTTCTGTAATTTCTTTAATGTCTGTTTAACTACTAAAGTATAATCAGTCTtagtcttttttaaataaatataaatgaaatatatataaaataaataaacaatgtgGGCAGTGAAGGTGATACACTGCAAAAAAAGgaaatctttaaatttcaaatcaaataGAGAATGATTTaatattctatctatctatctatctatctatctatctatctatctatctatctatctatctatctatctatctatctatctatctatctatctatctatctatctatctacctatctaactatctatctatctatctatctatctatctatctatctatctatctatctatctatctatctatctgtctatctatctatcaatctatctatctatctatctatctatctatctatctatctatctatcgaactatctatctatctatctatctacctatctatctatctatctatctatctatctatctatctatctatctatctatctatctatctatctatctatctatctatctatctatctatctatctatctatccatctatctatctatctatctatctatctatctatttatctatctatctatctatctatctatctatctatctatctatctatctatctatctatctatctatctatctgtctatctgtctatctatctatctatctatctatctatctatctatctatctatctatctatctatctatttacctttctttctttctatctatctatctatctatctatctatctatctatctatctatctatctatctatctatctatctatctatctatctatctatctatctatctatctatctatctatctatccatctaactatctatctatctatctatctatctatctatctatctatctatctatctatttatctatctattttcaATTTCTGAAAAATGTTTATCCCATTACTTactcaattgtttttttaagtgtttaactgcagataaaataaatacaatagaaatatttccttaaatctCACACAAAcgcaattatttatttcttgtatatttgtttaaataaatagaaattaaacaaaaaaacaaatatactaAAAACAAGAGAGTTTGttatcataaataataatttctacaAAGAACTCAAAACCAACCAACCTAACAATAATTATAGTTAATAACCAGAAGCGGCCTATTcccttttaaacttaaaatacgcaaaaaaataataaatcaatatttaagttaaaagtattattaaaacTGCTGCCCTTTGTCAGTTGTAAAAtgtcattcatatttttaatcatagtatttatatattacAAAGTTTTATGGAAATGTTAATATCTagtgaaactttttctaaaattgttttgtaggttttttatttcaaaaattcaaatttcaaattcaaatattGTAGCAAATTTGTCGATAtgactaaataaacaaaatgtgatAAGATTTCttgaagaaacaaaaatttgcaatcgtttttaacatttgaaatattttaatacatgtTAAAAAATCTTATCTTAAGAtagtaatatttgcaataaactatgaaaaactaagtataaaatgattttgaagcccactgtttatttaaatatatgcaATTATGTGGCAGACAAaagctaaatataaaaaaaaaaatcattgaaaaaatACGTAATACAAGTGCaagtataaacaataataataataataacttgacatttattaatatattgttataattttaatagcatttaaattatttaacttattATCTACATTCAATCAAAatcataattgaaaattttcttaatcattttgtcgaaaaaagatTTACGAAATTTAATTGTTAGGTATAGACTATGACAACAGATTTTctttaatgataaaattttttcagtgcagatatatgtttttttaaaaccaGGTATGAgtcataataatatttgtcaaatttccaggtaataatattttataggtTTTTTATTAACGAAAATATACGACAGCAAAAACTTTACGCAGTTGGGTTAAAATTCTAGAAtattaagtaattatttttttaaacactgtGTAACGCAAGTACTTACCttgctcgcttacaaatagggagtgaAATAAGTGCTGAACACTATAGCATGCTAATAAGGAGTTATTTCAGTACTCCACATacgatttttatacatttaaataaaattcaaagctAAAAAGTATGTACTtacatataaaagttatttataagtCATATAAGACTCTATTTAAATATTGCAGACAGTATGtaatagtcattgaaaaatcatgtttttgctgggatttttAACATCTCTATTAACTTTCatgcgtttttagttttaatttttaaatgtcaaaatatttaaataaaacagaaaaatatcaACATATACAAGTTTTGTgtcatattaaaacaataataaggaAGTTATCGTCAAAATTATTCGCACAAAAAACACTATTGTGAAAGTATTACagaagcaatattaaaaaaaattccagttAATATGGCAAcgatgttttttaaaaaatactcttAGAAATTGTTCTAgctattaaaaaaatgcaaattctACCTGTCGGAAAATTCAAAATCATGAACAGTCGGGGACAAACGggttcaaataaaaatacatattttaggtttttatacaaaaatgacttctttaaaatgattaatttcTATACAGACTTGTCCAAAATCTTATTATTAACACATTATAATAAATCCCTTTAATGTTTGTTCAATTTTAAGTTTCACTATATTAATatgcaaatataataaaaacaacaaatgcaagttgctaacaaaaagaaaaactatagcaacactttttttaaattacgaCTTGTTTAAAAGACGAGGTTAATATAAACTACAATGAAAAAAGATTTTGGCAACGATAGAAATATcgtacaaatacaaaaaagagaCCTCAActcaatatactttttttaaaaaagccgCCACATCACAAAGTTCTTAACAGAAAGTTACGGATGgatgagtaaaaaaaaaattaagttcaagtaatatttattaacaaaaaataatgaaagtttGGAACAGGTAGagtatttaattacaaatttaaaagtcggcaaaaaattataaagggaAAAAGATAGAGAGAGAGGGAGATCAACTCTCTttcttaaacaaacaaattagaaTAAGAGAGTTGAATGACAGTGTGGTCTACTTTCTACTGATAAAAACAGCTGCAGGTAAACATTTCAGTGacacatttaataatttaataaaatatgtaaaatgtatttataatacCTTTATTCAGATATAAATTCAGATTTCATGTAAGTTTTAAAAGATAGTTCATAGTtcgttattaaataaaacttagatagttagatagatagatagatagatagatagatagatagatagatagatagatagatagatagatagatagatagatagatagatagatagatagatagatagatagatagatagatagatagatagatagatagatagatagatagatagatatatatatagatagatagatagatagatagatagatagatagatagatagatagatagatagatagatagatagatagacagatagatagatagatagatagatagatagatagatagatagatagatagatagatagatagatagatagatagatagatagatagatagatagatagacagatagacagatagatatagatagatagatagatagatagatagatagatagatagatagatagatagatagatagatagatagatagatagatagatagatagatagacagatagacagatagacagatagatagatagatagatagatagatagatagatagatagatagatggatagatagatagatagatagatagatagatagatagatagatagatagatagatagatagatagatagatagatagatagatagatagatagatagatatatagatatatagatagatagatagatagatagatagatagatagatagatagatagatagatagatagatagatagatagatagatagatagatagatagatagatagatagatagatagatagatagatagatagatagatagatagatagatagatagatagatagatagatagatagatagatagatagatagatagatagatagatatagatagatacagatagatatagatagatatagatagatacagatagatagatagatagatagatagatagatagatagatagatagatagatagatagatagatagatatatagatagatagatatatatataaatagatagatagatagatagatagatagatagatagatagatagatagatagatagatagatagatagatagatagatataggagttcggtaccgaacgaaattttgagttcggtcggactctaatTGAGACACAGAAGAAGCCCTATCAGACTTTCTAATAGCTCCTGACTTAATAACTTTAACTTTATTCACTAAAACAAAATTGAcatcattataaaaatatctaaactAAATcgctaaaattgttaaaaaaaaacgccaAAATAACTCCCCTTTGATCGTCAATAACCTCTCTAGAGCGAGCACAACAAAATAaaggtaaaaacaaaaaataataataacaataataaacaaaaacaaattaaaaatgttaaagctTTACGTTTGTAGTTTGAACTCAGTTTGTAATCAGCTGGCCAGTGTAGAGGtggtagtaataataataaaaaagtattgaaatcCAATAAACACACCAACAAACCAACAAGCACGCACCAGATTAGAAAGTGCACCTGTttataacgaaaaacaaaaaaaaaaaacataataataacagaaaaaagCAACAATTATTAATAACTTCCTAAACAATCTACTGGCAACAATTCTGCATATAAACGTTATCTATGGTTAAGGTTCGAATATTTTAAATCGCCCACTGGCAAGAATATGAGAGTTACCCGGGTATTTTTATGATAAAGAAAAGACGTTGACTATATATGTACCTATATTAttgataacttaaaaaaaaatattataaaaaatttataaagagaaaaactaaaccgtcaatattatttgcaaaacgatttagactttgaaaaattctatatattttaactgataacaaaaatatatatatataaatatttatacgttgaaatataaaaaaggtaaGATATGTTTGTATCAATTGTAATTTATTGAACGACTTGTTGAGTATACTACAGTTTTAATtgcgaaatattttttttttaatttaaacaaagacTGTATTGCATTACTGAATTAACTATGTTTTATGtgtgtaattttgtttaaaaaaatttgttaatttgttatttttttttatacaaaatccagtttgtttgttaaaaaaatgcaaatatgaagtcattcattatttaattttgttaacgACCTTTGAAACAAAATCTTGTGTCTCATCACAAAAGACAAGTTTACACTTTTTTTCGCTATAAGAAACCGGAG is part of the Lucilia cuprina isolate Lc7/37 chromosome 3, ASM2204524v1, whole genome shotgun sequence genome and harbors:
- the LOC111678612 gene encoding ecotropic viral integration site 5 ortholog, with protein sequence MTLTTASATTANNTQETISSSSKKMDVKCATAEENLPTSEMDLLAKLEAANKLIESDAKSLNSLHSTHSRKNSDTSQISITSNGNSVAEEDIWTTWATILNDWEGALKRKNPCVRELVRRGIPHHFRAIVWQQLCGANDADKKQYAEYIKATSACEKVIRRDIARTYPEVDFFKEKDGPGQEALFNVIKAYSLHDREVGYCQGSGFIVGLLLMQMPEEEAFAVLVQIMQQHRMRDMFKPSMSELGLCMYQLENLVLEQIPEMHTHFQQQNNSRQSSLDELCMKEEALKQRDEMVSCLLEELVKVRQSLAESEDQIRNLKTKIEELEEDKKTLRETTPDNSVAHLQDELIASKLREAEASLSLKDLKQRVQELSTQWQRQLQEQRNDHNSHPVDSTPKKLLTNLFDSSKSNEHTQKLEEELMTTRIREMETLTELKELRLKVMELETQVQVSTNQLRRQDEENKKIKEELDMALTREKEMSNKAREQQHRYSDLESRMKDELMNVKIKFTEQSQTVAELKQEISRLETKNSEMLAEGELRSNLDDSDKVRDLQDRIADLKAELTALKSRGKFLPVSKLRSSSIQSIESAESDFNDIMSMRRESTELSS
- the LOC124419141 gene encoding ecotropic viral integration site 5 ortholog-like, with product MYASSWFLTLYTTSLNLNISSRIMDVFLSEGMEFIFKVALALLLLGKDTLLSLDMEAMLKFFQKELPKKVEADPEAFFQLAYSIKINTKRMKKMEKEYQDVKKKEQEEMVELRRLRRENRLLKQRNELLEAESAELADRLVRGQVSRAEEEETSFAIQTELMQLRRSYLEISHQLENANEEVRGLSLRLQENNVPLESVSNLV